From Leptolyngbya sp. 'hensonii', the proteins below share one genomic window:
- a CDS encoding DUF1796 family putative cysteine peptidase has translation MYRFQVRAHTQIGEAIGILGSTAQLGAWDVTKCVRLRTRSDQYPLWWVDLDPTLGIAAADLPTSLEYKYVRLLADDTLDWETQAHNRSVPFELNHQGNMLVVDDGMFGIVRPHPYGYLANPVPRTPLPQTPQGLKIIIIGSSVALGCNAWLLKGWAYLLEQALHNQFGHQVVNLSEIGANVSRTIDRFPLTIAPENPDIVIVSLSLGNEGLAHCAPHDRRAVQRRFESGLQQLVKMIRELGAMPMLGGVYPNGDYGPEHHWLLRDTHNRMLSWGVPIFDWLGVLDDGQGRWQDGLAIDPAHPNSAGHRRMFEAIDQQLFQIDTHRMAQEKRLPYQKLEVPIYSDHKDFHLFVCNEERCLRIINTSKYPYTLHPDWQDLQTALQERAKLVPGLYVPANGSDLSFAVDDRGTITSVVEIPPASDIEYSAACNFFAPSHSEILYYDGNVGLLQESDRLLRVINESDQEYNIHPMWQEVRTALQAMPHGVYDDPTRPDAPFSTLLIGKHGLESRVKAAPHSSILFQFKCPLSDISRVAILPLGDRCAIRMLLYKLEYDGPAFPFDLTRTTKVSDVADAIASNFYDMWNPALLHYNHDHRRVYHTRWSGLSFAHEVEESDDPVNHMQPVYDRMRVRYSARAGRFWYTLRHCDKVLFVRTGIADRGSIIDLASKLESRCQGKPWRLLVISPQSSDEFADLPNVVHYDQEFNPDRMYEDLGYWMYCTDIMREILDSLGVSSKNLFWCPPNLPKEEWEPIS, from the coding sequence ATGTACCGATTTCAGGTCAGAGCGCACACGCAGATAGGGGAAGCGATCGGGATTTTGGGCTCCACTGCCCAACTGGGTGCATGGGATGTGACCAAGTGTGTGCGGCTCCGTACCCGTTCAGACCAGTACCCCTTGTGGTGGGTTGATCTCGATCCGACCCTGGGGATTGCTGCCGCCGACCTCCCTACCAGCCTTGAATACAAGTACGTCCGCCTGCTCGCTGATGACACTCTAGACTGGGAAACCCAGGCCCACAACCGCTCCGTCCCCTTTGAACTCAACCATCAGGGAAACATGCTGGTGGTCGATGACGGGATGTTTGGCATTGTGCGTCCCCATCCTTACGGATATTTGGCTAATCCAGTCCCTCGGACTCCTCTGCCCCAAACCCCCCAGGGGCTGAAAATCATCATCATTGGGAGTTCTGTCGCTTTAGGCTGCAATGCCTGGTTGTTGAAAGGTTGGGCCTATCTTCTGGAACAAGCACTGCATAACCAGTTCGGACATCAGGTCGTCAATCTGTCGGAAATTGGGGCCAATGTCAGTCGAACGATTGATCGCTTTCCCCTCACGATCGCGCCCGAAAACCCCGATATCGTCATCGTATCCCTCTCCCTGGGCAATGAGGGACTGGCCCACTGTGCCCCCCACGATCGACGTGCTGTACAACGGCGCTTCGAAAGTGGCCTGCAGCAACTGGTGAAGATGATTCGAGAATTAGGGGCAATGCCCATGCTGGGTGGGGTCTATCCCAATGGCGATTACGGCCCCGAACACCACTGGTTATTGCGGGACACCCACAACCGCATGTTGAGCTGGGGCGTGCCCATTTTCGACTGGTTGGGGGTTCTGGATGACGGACAGGGGCGCTGGCAGGATGGACTTGCCATTGATCCGGCTCATCCCAATTCAGCAGGCCATCGACGCATGTTTGAGGCGATCGATCAGCAACTGTTCCAGATCGATACCCATCGCATGGCCCAGGAGAAACGCCTTCCTTACCAGAAATTGGAAGTCCCAATCTACTCCGATCACAAAGACTTTCACCTCTTTGTCTGCAACGAAGAGCGTTGCCTGCGAATTATCAATACCTCCAAATATCCCTACACCCTACACCCCGACTGGCAGGATTTGCAAACTGCCCTGCAAGAACGGGCCAAATTGGTACCGGGTCTGTATGTCCCTGCCAATGGCAGCGACCTCTCTTTCGCCGTTGACGATCGTGGCACGATCACTTCAGTCGTTGAAATTCCTCCCGCCTCTGACATTGAATATAGTGCGGCCTGCAACTTCTTCGCCCCCAGTCACTCCGAGATCTTGTACTATGACGGCAATGTAGGACTCTTGCAAGAGAGCGATCGTCTGCTGCGGGTGATCAACGAATCCGATCAGGAATACAACATCCATCCCATGTGGCAGGAAGTTCGCACGGCGCTCCAGGCAATGCCCCATGGCGTCTATGATGACCCCACCCGTCCAGACGCACCATTTAGCACGTTGTTAATTGGCAAACATGGCCTGGAAAGCCGGGTCAAAGCCGCGCCCCATTCCTCCATTCTTTTCCAATTCAAGTGCCCCCTTTCAGACATCAGTCGTGTGGCGATCCTGCCCCTTGGCGATCGCTGTGCGATTCGCATGCTTCTGTACAAACTGGAGTACGATGGTCCGGCTTTCCCCTTCGACCTGACCCGCACCACCAAAGTCAGTGATGTGGCTGATGCGATCGCCAGCAATTTCTACGACATGTGGAATCCAGCCCTCCTGCACTACAACCATGACCATCGACGGGTCTATCACACTCGCTGGTCCGGACTTTCCTTCGCGCACGAAGTGGAAGAGAGTGATGATCCGGTCAATCATATGCAACCCGTCTATGACCGCATGCGGGTTCGCTATTCTGCCCGTGCGGGTCGGTTCTGGTACACCCTGCGCCATTGCGATAAAGTCCTCTTTGTTCGTACAGGAATTGCCGATCGGGGCAGCATCATTGATCTGGCCAGCAAGTTAGAAAGCCGCTGCCAGGGAAAACCCTGGCGATTACTCGTCATCTCTCCCCAGTCTTCCGATGAATTTGCCGATCTTCCCAATGTGGTGCATTACGACCAGGAATTTAATCCCGATCGCATGTATGAGGACCTCGGATACTGGATGTATTGCACGGACATCATGCGGGAAATTCTAGATTCTCTGGGGGTCTCCAGTAAAAACCTCTTCTGGTGCCCGCCCAATCTGCCCAAAGAAGAATGGGAGCCCATCAGTTGA
- a CDS encoding DUF922 domain-containing Zn-dependent protease translates to MVKSNTLKPVQPQRSPASLVALWSARQRQLAAMAVSLSLLAGCGAAPVLQDLDSLAQTNKPEDDATVKMTYYTITGSTAQELREQMNAVGPTDSNANRRFDARTDWYVRWNYRYESRGGNCQITTAQVKTEVTILMPQWHPSSEVSQALVQRWQRYITALKAHEDGHKDHGLNAGREILSKLQGFSAYPTCPELESAANQAARSIIQRYNQKDITYDQTTGHGASQGATFP, encoded by the coding sequence ATGGTGAAAAGCAATACTCTGAAACCGGTCCAGCCTCAACGATCTCCAGCCAGTCTGGTTGCCCTGTGGTCAGCCCGTCAGCGTCAACTTGCGGCCATGGCTGTGTCTCTCTCCTTGCTGGCGGGCTGCGGAGCTGCACCTGTCCTCCAGGATTTAGACTCCCTGGCCCAAACCAACAAACCAGAGGATGATGCGACGGTCAAAATGACCTACTACACCATCACCGGATCGACAGCGCAAGAACTGCGTGAGCAGATGAATGCGGTGGGGCCAACTGATAGCAATGCCAATCGCCGCTTTGATGCCAGAACAGACTGGTATGTTCGCTGGAACTATCGCTATGAATCCAGAGGGGGAAATTGCCAGATCACGACAGCCCAGGTGAAGACGGAGGTGACCATCCTGATGCCGCAATGGCATCCGTCGAGTGAAGTATCCCAAGCCCTGGTGCAGCGATGGCAGCGTTATATTACAGCCCTGAAAGCCCATGAGGATGGCCACAAAGATCACGGGCTGAATGCAGGCCGGGAGATTTTAAGCAAACTACAGGGGTTTTCGGCCTATCCCACCTGTCCAGAATTGGAAAGTGCTGCCAATCAGGCGGCCCGATCGATCATCCAGCGCTATAACCAGAAAGATATTACCTACGATCAGACCACCGGTCACGGAGCCAGCCAGGGGGCTACTTTCCCTTAA
- the surE gene encoding 5'/3'-nucleotidase SurE, translating to MTFVLTNDDGIDAPGIKALYQALQDYGVDHEANEVIVVAPQEHHSGCGHQVTTSHPIQIHPRSQQEFAIGGTPADCTRVALSHLCSEVDWVLSGINAGGNLGADTYISGTVAAVREAALHGIPGIAISHYRKGKRPIHWETAARWTATVVNQLLRLPLDPGSFWNVNLPHLEPDDPDPELVFCPLSTQPLPVNYRVEGDQLIYVGDYAQRSREPGSDVDVCFSGQIAVTKIQL from the coding sequence ATGACCTTTGTTCTGACCAATGATGATGGAATCGACGCGCCAGGAATTAAGGCCCTGTATCAGGCCCTGCAGGACTATGGGGTGGATCATGAGGCGAATGAGGTAATCGTGGTGGCTCCCCAGGAGCATCATTCCGGCTGTGGACACCAGGTTACGACCTCCCACCCCATCCAGATTCATCCCCGATCGCAGCAGGAGTTTGCGATCGGGGGAACCCCAGCAGATTGCACCCGTGTTGCCCTCAGTCACCTCTGTTCGGAGGTGGATTGGGTGCTGTCTGGCATCAATGCAGGTGGAAATCTGGGTGCTGATACTTATATCTCTGGGACCGTTGCTGCGGTGCGGGAAGCTGCCCTCCATGGCATTCCGGGAATTGCCATCTCCCATTACCGCAAAGGCAAACGTCCCATCCATTGGGAGACGGCTGCTCGCTGGACTGCAACGGTGGTCAACCAGCTCCTGCGTCTGCCCCTGGACCCAGGGAGCTTCTGGAACGTGAATTTGCCCCATCTGGAACCGGATGATCCGGATCCGGAGCTGGTGTTTTGCCCGCTTTCGACCCAGCCTCTGCCCGTGAATTACCGGGTCGAGGGGGATCAATTGATTTATGTGGGGGACTATGCCCAGAGATCGCGGGAACCCGGGAGTGATGTGGATGTTTGCTTCTCAGGCCAGATTGCAGTGACTAAAATTCAGCTCTAA